Proteins from a genomic interval of Medicago truncatula cultivar Jemalong A17 chromosome 3, MtrunA17r5.0-ANR, whole genome shotgun sequence:
- the LOC120579382 gene encoding uncharacterized protein has protein sequence MEDINKLIKEDPLFALEKLLVGQVSIFSIRILLQELKSLMDSSSYLDHLISNQESKSKLFSLFGQLNQHQGLLPSHVKEFIEKVQTFFIDIIIKYTTFQQVLKKHNQLLDSKSDLVNKLWSAYSTQTRIDHEISTANARIDELSFQTDEHTKKLEDIENQREDLKSVVNNCNVQKNKLKAECTEWAQQSKELLSALASSEVDVREAERVRNLATEGFANLKSSFPTF, from the coding sequence ATGGAAGACATTAACAAGCTGATTAAAGAAGACCCACTTTTTGCACTTGAAAAGCTTCTTGTTGGACAAGTCTCAATTTTCTCCATTCGAATTTTACTTCAAGAATTGAAGAGTTTGATGGACTCATCATCCTACCTTGACCATCTTATATCGAACCAAGAGTCGAAATCaaaattgttttctctttttggtCAGCTGAATCAGCACCAAGGACTCCTACCTTCACATGTGAAGGAGTTTATTGAGAAAGTGCAGACCTTCTTCATTGACATCATTATCAAATATACCACTTTTCAACAAGTACTTAAGAAGCACAACCAACTTCTTGATTCAAAAAGCGATCTAGTGAACAAACTTTGGAGTGCATATAGTACACAAACCCGCATTGACCATGAAATTTCAACTGCCAATGCTCGGATAGATGAGCTCTCTTTTCAAACTGATGAGCATACAAAAAAGTTGGAAGATATTGAGAATCAAAGAGAAGATTTGAAGTCAGTAGTGAACAATTGCAATGTTCAGAAGAACAAGTTGAAGGCTGAATGTACTGAGTGGGCTCAACAAAGCAAAGAATTACTTTCTGCACTTGCATCATCGGAGGTCGACGTAAGAGAAGCTGAACGTGTGAGGAATCTGGCAACAGAAGGCTTTGCAAATTTAAAGTCTTCATTTCCTACATTTTAG
- the LOC120579347 gene encoding uncharacterized protein, whose protein sequence is MFLTGVPSFSIRTLLQELKTLLDSSSDLDHLVSNKESKSKLISLLHGLNQHQGLLPSDVKEFVEKVKTFFIDIINKHASHQQLLKKHKQLLDLKPGLLKKLLSAKSKQFHIVSETSTANAQIHKRSLETDELRKQLEDLENQIDDLKSVVNRCNVQKEELNAECSEWAQKSKEFASALASNDVDLREAERARNLATEGFSNLKSSFPTY, encoded by the coding sequence ATGTTTCTTACTGGAGTGCCAAGTTTTTCCATTAGAACATTACTTCAAGAATTGAAGACTTTGTTGGACTCATCATCAGACCTTGACCATCTTGTATCTAACAAAGAGTCCAAATCgaaattgatttctcttttgcaTGGATTGAATCAGCATCAAGGACTCTTACCTTCTGATGTGAAGGAGTTTGTTGAGAAAGTGAAGACCTTCTTCATTGACATCATTAACAAACACGCCAGCCATCAACAACTACTTAAGAAGCATAAGCAACTTCTTGATTTGAAACCTGGTCTTTTAAAGAAGCTTTTGAGTGCAAAGAGTAAGCAATTCCACATTGTCAGTGAAACTTCAACTGCCAATGCTCAGATACATAAACGCTCTTTGGAAACTGATGAACTTAGAAAACAGTTAGAAGATCTTGAGAATCAAATAGATGATTTGAAGTCAGTAGTGAACAGATGTAATGTTCAGAAGGAAGAGTTGAACGCTGAATGCAGTGAGTGGGCACAAAAAAGTAAAGAATTTGCTTCTGCACTTGCATCAAACGATGTCGACTTAAGAGAAGCTGAACGTGCTAGGAATTTGGCAACAGAAGGCTTTTCTAATTTAAAGTCTTCATTTCCTACATATTAG
- the LOC25491047 gene encoding disease resistance protein At4g27190, whose amino-acid sequence MTSILEDWGKKLLEKLIKRTIDEARFLFCFTCIAKEFEEERANLQPERETLEQHVKEAKGRNKDIAANVVSWEEDVKKLFQEDTKANQTCFFGFCPDCIWRYRRGKKLTKDIEKIKGLIEKADKFGNIEVSRPPPGVEHKSSQDYISFESRLSEYKELLDALKDDNNYITGLQGMGGTGKTTLAIKVGKELKESGQFTCVIDTTVSFTPDIKKIQDDIAGPLGLKWEDCNESERPRKLWDRLTKGEKILLILDDVWDQDPLLDFGAIGIPKRDNHKGCRVLVTTRSKQLSNRMNFDKSIELNPLSEDDAWIMFKRYANISESSSKDLENKGREIAKECKQLPVAIAVIAPSLKGQQNRVEKWDAILTSLKKHVPTNDVEADVVVIYKCLKVSYDNMKDRKAKELFLLCSLFREDEEISIEVLTRIAIGAGLFGKDYGTYDDARINVAVSKYDLVDSCLLLEVDKKHVKMHDLVRDMAQRIASKEIRVVNLSKKKSLVEWDVNIRYLSFEGNKIDLFSCKFDGSKLKTLIVNIERDEDCVCHGCCACLEVPDSFFENIVGLQVLHFSSNVPRQISLPKSFQLLANIRSLFVNCVDLGDISVLGNLQSLEALELVKCTIHELPIEIGKLENLKLLRLETCEIRKDNPFEVIKKCSSLEELYFIYSFNDFCREITLPAKLRRYHIAVWIRENEMVFTKHVVLDKKVFGYFTKGTLEYFMETAEAIELFGINSGWRNLMPEVVPIENGMNDLVKLHLSWGSELQCLIDTKHIDSQVPNVVFSKLVVLELFKMDKLEELCNGSISMDSLNCLKEVTIESCEHLQSLFKCSLNHLCNLKNVTLTSCSTLISVFDLTSSQGLPQLESLNINFCSKLENIFTYERLQFNDNSKSCNSMFPNLKVLSIYQCPQLQFILPYHSAGNLLSLESIMIQSCDKLTQLIKPALDDTIEEKVKGDNDNNNSCNSIMFPNLKGVQVISCPQLQFVLPLQSAQDLLLLQSVTIMECDKLKHIFGQHQDVQLALLEKLYLVDLPNFINIFPESDHSMPSSIKRSSNSISKTQTKLEPVKSNIFSWSHICCHRYKFRASTSTEISLERQHCLSRLSHIMCNIKVISLSNLSKIKSVFVLSMTSRMMLESLTIENCDELKHIVVDIGDSSGSDNSVFPKLKRLEVKNCGKLEYIFGHIDDSDDHQNHNLHLPALVELELINCSQLVLKYIGDLIVKESSGNVEHFVALEKLKVENSNVESICCLNEVSEREMNLGLQNIELYTLPMLTCLFKGLKKSFYLKNLTKMKIKGCEKLEIVFSTSIIMCLPQLLHIIINDCKELKHLIEDDLENRKIVRFPKLKTVVVEKCKMLKYVFPISICKELPELKVLIIREADELEEIFVCEVDEKVNIPNLKFVAFVNLPSLSQTQGIHFQAAPYRFIQSCRELSLTSAITKDVSSYTLFNDYWEEDFDLYEDIKNVAAELLENPRIEVHAASGHMFTSSQELTNQQHLQGEIDASIKPFHGNNNLEGSPSERLVAESLSTIQVIDSKQKAFPLFCLYFF is encoded by the exons ATGACGAGTATCCTAGAGGACTGGGGGAAGAAATTGTTAGAGAAATTGATAAAGAGAACAATAGACGAAGCACGTTTTCTGTTTTGCTTCACATGCATTGCTAAGGAATTCGAAGAAGAAAGGGCTAACTTGCAACCAGAAAGGGAAACTTTGGAGCAACATGTCAAAGAAGCAAAAGGAAGAAATAAAGATATTGCAGCTAATGTTGTTTCGTGGGAAGAGGATGTTAAGAAGCTCTTTCAAGAGGACACCAAAGCAAACCaaacttgtttttttggattttgtccTGATTGCATATGGCGGTATAGAAGGGGAAAGAAATTGACAAAAGATATCGAGAAGATTAAAGGACTAATAGAGAAGGCAGATAAATTTGGAAATATTGAAGTTTCTCGCCCTCCTCCAGGTGTTGAACACAAGTCATCACAAGATTACATTTCTTTTGAAAGCAGGTTGTCTGAATACAAAGAACTGTTGGATGCACTGAAAGATGACAACAACTATATAACCGGATTGCAAGGGATGGGTGGCACCGGAAAAACTACTTTGGCCATAAAAGTGGGTAAAGAACTAAAGGAATCTGGACAATTCACTTGTGTCATTGATACAACAGTGTCGTTTACTCCTGATATAAAAAAGATTCAAGATGACATTGCTGGACCTTTAGGATTGAAATGGGAGGATTGTAATGAATCAGAACGGCCTAGAAAACTATGGGACAGATTAACAAAGGGTGAGAAAATTCTTCTAATATTGGATGACGTGTGGGATCAAGACCCACTTCTTGATTTTGGTGCAATAGGGATTCCAAAACGGGACAATCACAAAGGCTGTAGAGTTCTTGTAACCACACGTAGTAAACAACTATCCAACAGAATGAATTTTGATAAGAGTATTGAACTGAATCCTTTATCTGAAGATGACGCGTGGATCATGTTCAAACGGTATGCCAATATAAGTGAAAGTTCCTCAAAAGATTTGGAGAATAAAGGACGTGAAATTGCAAAGGAATGCAAACAATTACCAGTTGCAATTGCAGTTATTGCCCCTAGTTTAAAAGGCCAACAAAATCGGGTGGAAAAATGGGATGCAATACTAACATCCTTGAAGAAACATGTACCCACAAATGATGTTGAAGCTGACGTTGTtgtaatttataaatgtttgaAGGTTAGCTATGATAATATGAAGGATCGAAAGGCCAAGGAATTGTTCCTCTTATGTTCTTTATTccgagaagatgaagaaatttcTATCGAAGTTCTAACCAGAATTGCCATAGGAGCTGGTCTTTTTGGAAAAGATTATGGCACCTACGATGATGCTCGAATAAATGTAGCTGTATCCAAATATGACCTCGTTGATTCTTGTTTGTTGTTGGAGGTTGACAAAAAACATGTAAAAATGCATGATTTAGTTCGTGATATGGCTCAACGGATAGCGAGCAAAGAGATTCGAGTAGTTAATTTGTCCAAGAAAAAGTCGTTGGTTGAATGGGACGTAAACATTAGATATTTATCCTTTGAAGGgaataaaattgatttgttttctTGTAAGTTCGATGGTTCTAAACTTAAGACTTTAATTGTCAACATAGAAAGAGATGAAGACTGTGTATGTCATGGATGTTGTGCATGTCTGGAAGTGCCTGATTCATTCTTTGAAAATATTGTTGGGCTTCAAGTTTTACATTTTTCAAGTAATGTTCCACGACAGATATCATTACCAAAGTCGTTTCAATTATTGGCAAATATTCGATCTCTGTTCGTCAATTGTGTCGATTTAGGTGATATCTCTGTTCTGGGAAATCTGCAAAGTCTTGAGGCTCTTGAATTGGTTAAATGCACAATCCATGAGTTGCCAATTGAAATTGGAAAACTGGAGAACTTGAAACTGTTGAGGTTGGAAACTTGTGAAATTAGAAAGGATAATCCATTTGAAGTTATTAAAAAATGCTCATCACTTGAAGAGTTGTATTTCATATACAGTTTTAATGATTTCTGTCGGGAAATTACTCTACCTGCTAAGTTGCGAAGGTATCATATTGCTGTATGGATAAGGGAGAATGAAATGGTTTTTACAAAACATGTGGTTCTTGATAAGAAAGTTTTTGGGTATTTTACAAAAGGAACACTCGAGTATTTTATGGAAACAGCAGAGGCTATTGAGCTATTTGGAATTAACAGTGGATGGAGAAATCTCATGCCTGAGGTGGTTCCTATAGAAAATGGCATGAATGATCTTGTTAAGCTTCACCTGTCATGGGGTTCAGAACTACAGTGCCTCATAGACACTAAACATATTGATTCTCAAGTACCAAATGTTGTCTTCTCCAAGTTGGTTGTACTAGAGCTCTTTAAAATGGATAAGTTGGAAGAATTGTGCAACGGTTCCATCTCCATGGACTCTCTGAACTGTTTAAAGGAGGTAACTATTGAGTCCTGTGAACATTTGCAAAGCTTGTTTAAATGCAGCCTAAATCATCTCTGCAATCTAAAGAATGTGACACTTACTTCATGCTCAACAttgatttctgtttttgattTGACATCATCGCAAGGCCTTCCCCAGTTAGAGAGCTTGAACATTAATTTTTGTTCGAAATTAGAAAACATATTTACATACGAAAGGTTGCAATTCAATGATAACAGCAAGAGTTGCAACTCAATGTTTCCAAACCTGAAAGTTCTCAGTATTTATCAATGCCCTCAATTACAATTTATACTTCCATATCACTCTGCTGGAAACCTTTTGTCACTAGAATCTATCATGATACAAAGTTGTGATAAGCTGACACAATTGATTAAACCCGCCTTGGATGATACGATCGAGGAAAAAGTCAAAGGTGATAATGATAACAACAATAGTTGCAACTCAATAATGTTTCCAAACCTGAAAGGTGTACAGGTAATTAGCTGTCCCCAATTACAATTTGTACTGCCACTTCAGTCTGCTCAAGACCTTTTGTTACTACAATCTGTCACAATAATGGAATGTGATAAGCTGAAACACATATTTGGTCAACACCAAGATGTCCAACTCGCTTTACTAGAAAAATTGTACCTTGTTGATTTGCCAAACTTCATCAACATATTTCCAGAATCTGATCATTCCATGCCTTCATCCATTAAAAGGTCATCTAATTCTATTtccaaaacacaaacaaagttGGAGCCagtaaaatcaaatatattctCTTGGAGCCATATCTGTTGTCATAGATACAAATTCAGGGCCTCCACAAGTACTGAAATCTCATTG GAACGTCAACATTGTCTTTCAAGACTATCACATATCATGTGCAATATTAAAGTGATATCACTGAGTAACCTCTCAAAGATAAAGTCAGTATTTGTCCTATCTATGACTTCAAGAATGATGTTGGAGAGCTTGACTATTGAAAACTGTGATGAATTGAAGCACATAGTAGTAGACATTGGAGATAGCAGTGGCAGTGACAATAGTGTCTTCCCAAAATTGAAAAGGCTCGAAGTTAAAAATTGTGGGAAATTAGAATACATATTTGGGCACATTGATGATAGTGATGATCATCAAAACCACAATCTTCATCTTCCAGCTTTGGTGGAACTTGAACTCATCAATTGCAGCCAGCTTGTTCTTAAATatattggtgatttgattgTCAAG GAATCGAGCGGGAATGTGGAGCATTTTGTCGCTTTGGAAAAGTTGAAGGTAGAAAATTCCAATGTTGAAAGTATATGTTGTCTCAATGAAGTAAGTGAGCGGGAGATGAACTTGGGATTGCAAAACATTGAGTTATATACTCTACCTATGTTGACATGTCTTTTTAAGGgtctaaaaaaatctttttaccTCAAAAACCTTACTAAGATGAAAATTAAGGGATGTGAAAAATTGGAAATTGTTTTCTCTACTTCTATAATAATGTGCCTACCACAGTTGCTTCACATAATAATTAATGACTGCAAAGAGTTGAAGCAtttgattgaagatgatttggagAATAGAAAGATTGTACGCTTCCCAAAGCTCAAAACAGTTGTTGTAGAAAAGTGCAAAATGTTGAAATATGTGTTTCCAATCTCCATATGTAAAGAGCTTCCTGAGCTAAAGGTTCTGATCATAAGAGAAGCAGATGAGCTAGAGGAAATATTTGTATGCGAAGTTGATGAGAAAGTCAATATTCCAAATCTGAAATTTGTAGCATTTGTCAACCTACCAAGCCTCAGCCAGACCCAAGGAATTCATTTTCAAGCAGCACCATATCGTTTTATACAAAGTTGTCGAGAACTCTCTCTGACTTCAGCAATAACAAAAGATGTCAGTAGTTACACTCTTTTTAACGATTATTGGGAGGAAG ATTTTGATTTGTACGAGGATATCAAGAATGTAGCTGCTGAATTACTAGAAAATCCAAGGATTGAAGTTCATGCAGCATCAGGACACATGTTCACTTCTTCACAG GAATTGACGAACCAACAGCATTTACAAGGAGAAATTGATGCCAGCATCAAACCTTTTCATGGAAATAATAAT TTGGAGGGTTCACCGTCAGAAAGACTTGTAGCAGAATCTTTGTCCACCATACAAGTCATTGATAGTAAACAAAAGGCATTTCCTCTATTTTGCCTGTATTTTTTCTGA